The nucleotide window CTACGCCAACGCCGCCACCTGGGAGAGCAGCGCCTGGCAGCTGGCGTCAGTCGTCGGGCCGGCCCTGGGTGGCTTCCTGGTGGCCCTCTTCCGCGGCGCCACGCCCGTCTACGGCCTCAATGCCCTGGCTATTGGTCTCTATCTTGTCCTGCTGGCCCTCCTGCGCCTTCATCCGGCGCCAGCGGCCCCCTCTCGGAGCGACGAGCAGAGCAAGGAGGGGACCCTGCGCTCGCTAGCCGAGGGCCTGCGCTTCCTGCGGCGTAGCCAGGTCATTCTAGCGGCCATCACGCTCGACCTCTTCGCCGTACTCTTCGGCGGCGCCACCACCCTGCTGCCGATCTACGCGCGCGACATCCTGCAGGTCGGTCCCACTGGTCTGGGCTGGCTTCAGGCTGCCCCTTCCATCGGCGCCGTCTGTGTCGCCTTCCTGCTGGCCCATCTGCCGCCCTTTACGCGGGCCGGGCGCACCCTCCTGCTAGCGGTGGCCGGCTTCGGTCTGGCCACCATCGTCTTTGGTCTCTCGCGCTCCTTCTGGCTCTCGCTGCTCATGCTCTTCGTCCTGGGTGGACTCGACAACATCAGCGTGGTCATTCGCGGCACCCTGCTGATGACGCGCACGCCGGACCACATGCGCGGGCGCGTGGCGGCGGTCAACACTATCTTCATCGCCGCCTCCAACAAGCTGGGTGGCTTTGAGTCGGGCCTGGCCGCTCAGCTCTTCGGTCCCGTCATCGCCGTGGCCGGTGGCGGCCTGGGCACCATCCTGGTGGTGCTCTGCGTGGCCCTTATCTGGCCCGAGATACGCCGCCTTGGCCCGCTCGCCCCCGAAGGCCAGGGCCTGCCAGTCGAGCAGCTTGCCGGCCAGATCGGCGAAGAGGTGCGAGAAGAGACCGTGGCCCGGCGCCAGCTCTAAGCACGGTAGCATCAGCGGACAGGTCCGCCCGCTCTCCCCGCACGGGGATCGACGAGGGCGACCCTGTCCGCTGAACCGGGCCAGGTCCTTGATAGCAAGGCCGGGCCTCACTCCTGCCCTTGGTCCTCTTCAGAGGGCGGCACCGCCTGCAGCCATTCGCCAGCTTCCTCGATATGGCGCCGCATCACCTGCTCAGCTCGCTGCGGATCACGGTCCCGCAGGGCCTCGATGATGACCTGATGGCGCTCGGCCAGCTCCTGGGGCGTGCGCTGCGCCATCGCCACCGTTACGAAGGTCGTCGTGTAGAGCTGCATGCTGTCCCAGTACTGCAACAGCAGGCGATTGCCCGCCGCCTGCACAATCAAACGGTGGAAAGCAATATTGGCCGCCGTCTGGGCGTGTAGTTCGTTGCGCACAGCCGCATCGCGCATCTCAGCGAGCAGTTCCTCTAGCTGGCGCAGTGTGGCCTCGTCGATGCGGATCGCAGCCGCGCGCGCCGCCACTCCCTCCAGGGCGGCGCGAATGGGATAGAGTTCGAGCAGGTCGCGCCGAGAGACCTTGCGCACCTGTGTGCCGCGATAGGGCGAGCTGACCACGAAGCCGAGCAGCTCCAGGTCGCGCAGCGCCTCGCGTACTGGCCCCTGGCTCACACCCAGCTCCTGGGCCACACGGCTCTCCACAATGCGCTCCCCAGGCCGATACTGGCCTTTGACGATGGCATCGATAAGGAATTCTTTGATATCCTCGCGCAAAACGCGCCGGCCAAGAATAGGTGTACGTATATTCATCGGTGTGGAAATCCTGCAGAAATTGGCCCCGTATTCCGGGACGCTGCTCCTCACCTACAAAGAGGCACAATCGATTATTGATTAGTATAGGTCAGGGAGAAAAAGGGCGTCAAGGCAGAGAGGGAGGCCAGACGCCCTTTGAGCAAAAGCTCCTCAATCTGTGTGGCGATAGTGAGCTACCATGCGCATCGCCTGCTCATTGGCCGTGGGGGCAGCCCCCTTCTTGAGCAGGATATAGCCGTCCTGCATATCGATCACGCCATACTCCCCGCTACTGAGGACAGCGTTAACCGTGCGCTCG belongs to Thermogemmatispora onikobensis and includes:
- a CDS encoding MFS transporter: MRDLDPERGVPGASSDAQTRHDPYRALRYRNFRLLFIGIFLSSIGEQMVTVAIGWELYDRTRSALALGLVGLVQVLPVLCLSLLAGHLADRLNRRRMVMLAQAVLAFCSLGLLLLSWQRGPLWLIYGCLLLIGTATAFNEPASAALLPQTLPPALYANAATWESSAWQLASVVGPALGGFLVALFRGATPVYGLNALAIGLYLVLLALLRLHPAPAAPSRSDEQSKEGTLRSLAEGLRFLRRSQVILAAITLDLFAVLFGGATTLLPIYARDILQVGPTGLGWLQAAPSIGAVCVAFLLAHLPPFTRAGRTLLLAVAGFGLATIVFGLSRSFWLSLLMLFVLGGLDNISVVIRGTLLMTRTPDHMRGRVAAVNTIFIAASNKLGGFESGLAAQLFGPVIAVAGGGLGTILVVLCVALIWPEIRRLGPLAPEGQGLPVEQLAGQIGEEVREETVARRQL
- a CDS encoding GntR family transcriptional regulator, translated to MNIRTPILGRRVLREDIKEFLIDAIVKGQYRPGERIVESRVAQELGVSQGPVREALRDLELLGFVVSSPYRGTQVRKVSRRDLLELYPIRAALEGVAARAAAIRIDEATLRQLEELLAEMRDAAVRNELHAQTAANIAFHRLIVQAAGNRLLLQYWDSMQLYTTTFVTVAMAQRTPQELAERHQVIIEALRDRDPQRAEQVMRRHIEEAGEWLQAVPPSEEDQGQE